One window of Dysgonomonas mossii genomic DNA carries:
- the sprA gene encoding cell surface protein SprA yields MKKKLTKYLFFITLLVSSISLFSGIYGKKEIDIAQKESSLLETNDTVPLFPVKKTQLETYKDLNANPPADLKDPDNLKKSVEYDPASGLYIFRTKIGDQEISTPFSLSSDEYMDYTLKQSMSRYFRSKNAEAYDKKDEKDEFSLKDIKLNLGPAERLFGPGGVKVRTQGYVETTMGFKRSSTDNPTLSERNRSHTTFQFKEDIQMNVTASVGDKINFGMNYDTKALFDFDSKKLKLGYDGKEDEIIKKIEAGNVSMSTTNSLINGGTALFGINAELQFGKLRINTVISQQESQSQTVNTKGGIQTTEFSFKADQYDENRHFFLGYYFRDNYDNAMSRIPYINSPVSITKIEVWVTNRRSDFMQSRNIVAFADIAERDNIKNPKWIGTGSVKTPYNAANNLYGTMTTAHTRARDISQVTSEFNGYIESGLDYEKIESARMLSSSEYTYNAQLGYLSLNSALQADEVLAVAYQYTVNGTTYQVGELSTDISANYESSNPKSGALFVKLLKPISLSPRSYTWDLMMKNIYSLGASNIQQDRFRLNIAYQSDTLGTYINYLPEGNIKNQLLIKMMNLDRLNSQNKEVTQKDGTKGDGIFDYLEGYTVQSQNGRIIFPVVEPFGKHLANKIGSPIIAEKYVYQQLYDSTLTVARQIAEKNKFKIYGSFRGSSNSKAEIDLMSTNIPQGSVKLTANGMLLTEGTDYIVDYTSGIVTIINQNLIDSDANIQASLEERSLGMQRKTMMGLNLSYDISKNFNIGGTIMHLYEKPLTTKTVIGEESVNNTLWGLNTSYKTESMWLTNLIDKIPFVNATQPSQISFMGEFAHMIPGHYQNKDTGGFSYLDDFESSQSRIELKSPYAWNLASTPKELPKYVYPPTISGNKPSDSIQYAKNRAMLSWFTIDPLFTRKGSSLTPSYINSDSLSDHYVREIGITEIYPNRDIRQTESATIPTLNLSYYPNERGPYNLDGEKIDSDGKLLNPRDRWAGITRKMDVRDFEASNIEYIEFWLMDPFVKDFSSSHKGGDLYFNLGEISEDVLKDGKKFYENGLPVNDDPTAYTKTVWGKVPTRQSTVYAFDDNLGAIAREKQDVGLNGLNQEEEKTYGVYKDFLDNLRTKLPQSTLDEMVNDPFSPLNTPSRDLYHFYRGSDYDRERKGILDRYKYYNGTEGNSKPTDQSGERYSTAARGVPDVEDIDQDYTLNENESYYQYRVSLKPDSMNVGRNYIVDEREVTVPLRNGKEEKVKWYQFKIPIRQGKRVGNINDFKSIRFMRMFLTDFEQQTVLRFGTLQLVRGDWRVYDQDLTSGAKMGNGSIDISTVNIEENSERKPVNYVLPPGLSRSLDPDQTQLTKENEQSLSMRVTNLDPEDARAIYKNTSYDLRRYKRIQLFTHAENLINRTELANGDISVFMRLGSDYKNNYYEYEIPLTITPEGNYGNGDRAVVWPKDNMFDFPLELLKNIKLNRNREKRKSGSTVSYTTLYHEYDPDKPNNKVSVMGNPSLSDVYVIMIGVRNNSRLTKSGEVWINELRLTDFDEEGGWAAQGSLNVALSDLGNISVSGRKETAGFGALDQSLMERRQDDYHTYSIAANIDLGRFLPEKAKVSLPLYYSYSNQTTTPKYDPFDQDVTLKESFSLVETKAEKDSIKSLAQEKSTTKSISLNNIKVNIQSKTPMPYDPANFNIGYSFNQTEIKNPSTVYDVTKNYNLTFGYNYSPIVKTWEPFKNTKSKSGAAKYAKSLGFNYLPSNIALNSRITRYYSETLLRDIESYSLGGSNNNEFLSWSQSFLWDRDFNINWDFTKNLKFSFQSGTRAEIEEPYLQVNKKLNRNDYEIWKDSVMHSIRNLGSPLSYRQIARVTYQLPFKNIPATDWLTSNASYTSGYQWDRGAQVEGIEVGNTISNNVTLDFTNRIDMVSLYNKWGFLKKVNDRFDSRRRQSPTQRQQEKRQPERRRFTQDITLRKDTTYTLRHGLNTKNIQVSAKLDGKPYSVKFKKTDTNTILITNKDSANILISVESKINDPNSSQLLTDIIDYSARGLMSLRTLNINYSKRRETHLSGFIPTIGDMFGQKDTNEYGLVPGLGFAFGLEGGEKFINKSLSRDWLVMDTMNISPAVYNSAEKLELRAQIEPIKNLKIELNANYENNKRTEIQYMSKGMPRTLGGNFSMTTIALKTTLRGSNSKNDYQSDTFDKFLAYKEIVKNRLQKQYNNVTLPDGLASGNAATVNPNSGDVLIPAFIAAYTGRDVNNISMSAFPSIWSILPNWNITYDGLSNIPLIKSKFRSLRLSHSYSCFYQVGSYSSFSGWQQAIGGGDDLGYIRDVLGGNPIPSSPYNISSVGITELFRPLIGAEGILNNNMNINAQYNSGRTLTLNMSSYQIIEYLEKEFVLGFGYRINEFNRVIGLTSRTPKNFNNDLDIKTEVSYKSSEALLRKIEEYFTQATSGVTVFTLKISADYTLSRALTLRAFYDRILNKPLISASSYPTTNSNFGISLKFTLVQ; encoded by the coding sequence TTGAAGAAGAAACTTACAAAATATTTGTTTTTTATCACGCTTTTAGTAAGCTCGATCAGTTTATTTTCCGGTATTTACGGAAAAAAGGAAATCGATATTGCCCAAAAAGAAAGCTCTCTGCTAGAAACAAATGATACAGTGCCTCTCTTTCCGGTAAAGAAAACACAGTTAGAAACTTATAAAGACCTCAACGCTAATCCTCCGGCAGACCTCAAAGACCCCGACAACCTAAAGAAGTCTGTAGAATATGACCCTGCCAGCGGACTGTATATTTTCCGTACAAAAATCGGAGACCAAGAAATATCCACTCCTTTTTCTTTAAGTTCTGACGAGTATATGGATTACACCCTCAAGCAATCCATGAGTAGATATTTCAGATCTAAAAATGCAGAAGCATACGACAAGAAAGATGAAAAAGATGAGTTTTCTCTGAAAGACATAAAACTAAACTTAGGTCCGGCAGAGCGGCTTTTTGGACCCGGTGGAGTAAAGGTGAGAACTCAAGGATATGTTGAAACTACAATGGGCTTTAAGCGAAGTAGCACAGACAACCCTACCCTCTCGGAACGCAACCGAAGTCACACTACCTTTCAGTTCAAAGAAGATATCCAGATGAACGTTACAGCGTCGGTTGGAGATAAGATCAACTTCGGCATGAATTATGACACCAAAGCCTTATTTGATTTCGACTCTAAAAAGCTGAAATTGGGGTACGATGGAAAGGAAGACGAAATAATAAAGAAGATAGAGGCCGGAAACGTAAGCATGAGTACAACAAACTCGCTCATCAACGGAGGAACAGCCTTATTCGGGATCAACGCAGAACTTCAGTTCGGAAAACTACGGATAAATACAGTTATCTCTCAACAGGAGTCTCAGTCGCAGACGGTGAATACAAAGGGAGGAATACAAACAACCGAATTCTCTTTTAAGGCTGATCAATACGACGAAAACAGACACTTCTTCTTGGGATACTATTTCCGTGATAATTACGATAATGCAATGAGTAGAATCCCTTATATCAATTCACCTGTATCAATCACTAAAATAGAAGTATGGGTTACGAATAGGAGAAGCGACTTTATGCAGTCTAGAAATATTGTTGCCTTTGCCGATATTGCAGAGCGTGACAATATTAAAAATCCAAAATGGATAGGGACAGGCTCTGTAAAGACACCATATAATGCCGCTAATAACCTATATGGTACGATGACCACAGCACACACCAGGGCTAGGGATATTTCGCAAGTAACCAGCGAGTTTAATGGCTATATAGAAAGCGGACTCGACTATGAGAAAATAGAAAGTGCGCGAATGCTTAGTTCTTCGGAATATACATACAACGCTCAGCTAGGGTACTTATCTCTAAACTCTGCGTTACAAGCCGACGAAGTACTTGCAGTAGCTTACCAGTATACAGTAAATGGAACTACATATCAAGTAGGAGAACTATCCACAGATATATCTGCCAATTATGAGTCAAGCAACCCCAAATCAGGTGCTTTGTTTGTTAAGTTATTAAAGCCCATATCTCTGTCTCCACGTTCATATACATGGGATTTGATGATGAAAAACATTTACTCCCTTGGCGCAAGCAATATACAACAAGACCGTTTTAGATTAAACATAGCCTATCAGTCAGACACTTTAGGTACATACATAAACTATCTGCCTGAGGGAAACATTAAAAATCAACTTCTGATAAAGATGATGAACCTAGACAGATTGAACTCTCAGAATAAAGAAGTTACCCAAAAAGACGGAACAAAAGGCGATGGTATTTTCGACTATCTTGAAGGATATACCGTCCAGTCTCAGAACGGACGCATTATATTCCCTGTGGTTGAACCATTCGGAAAGCATCTGGCGAATAAAATAGGCAGTCCTATTATTGCAGAAAAGTATGTTTACCAGCAATTATATGACTCGACATTGACCGTAGCCAGACAAATCGCAGAAAAAAACAAATTCAAGATATACGGTTCATTCAGAGGATCATCGAACAGTAAAGCTGAAATTGACCTGATGTCGACAAACATACCACAAGGATCAGTTAAACTTACAGCCAATGGTATGCTCCTCACCGAAGGAACAGACTATATAGTTGACTACACATCGGGTATAGTCACTATCATAAATCAGAACCTGATAGATTCTGATGCCAATATACAGGCTTCGTTAGAGGAACGATCGTTAGGTATGCAGCGAAAAACAATGATGGGGCTGAATCTGAGCTACGATATCTCAAAGAATTTCAACATCGGCGGTACAATTATGCATCTATACGAAAAGCCCCTTACCACTAAAACAGTTATCGGCGAAGAATCTGTCAATAATACCTTATGGGGATTGAATACATCATATAAAACCGAATCGATGTGGCTCACCAACCTGATTGACAAGATACCGTTTGTGAATGCGACACAGCCTTCTCAAATTAGTTTTATGGGTGAGTTTGCGCACATGATACCGGGACATTACCAAAATAAAGATACGGGTGGATTCTCTTATCTCGATGATTTTGAGTCGTCGCAATCACGCATCGAACTCAAAAGCCCTTATGCATGGAATCTTGCGTCAACACCGAAGGAACTACCTAAATATGTTTATCCCCCTACTATATCAGGGAATAAACCTTCGGATAGTATCCAATATGCAAAAAACAGAGCCATGTTATCTTGGTTTACCATCGATCCGCTATTTACACGCAAAGGGTCGTCACTTACACCAAGTTATATAAATAGTGACTCTTTATCAGATCACTATGTAAGGGAAATTGGTATCACCGAAATATACCCGAACCGGGATATCAGACAAACAGAATCGGCAACAATACCAACATTAAACTTATCGTACTACCCTAACGAAAGGGGACCTTACAATCTGGATGGAGAAAAAATAGATTCGGATGGGAAATTATTAAATCCACGAGATCGCTGGGCGGGCATTACACGTAAAATGGATGTGCGTGACTTCGAAGCATCAAATATCGAATATATTGAATTCTGGCTAATGGATCCATTTGTAAAAGATTTTTCAAGCTCGCACAAAGGAGGAGACCTTTATTTCAATCTGGGAGAAATATCGGAAGATGTTTTGAAAGATGGGAAAAAGTTTTACGAAAACGGACTACCAGTCAATGATGATCCTACAGCATATACAAAAACTGTGTGGGGAAAAGTACCTACGCGCCAATCTACAGTATATGCATTCGATGATAATTTGGGAGCTATTGCCCGCGAAAAACAGGATGTCGGGCTAAATGGATTGAATCAAGAGGAAGAAAAAACATACGGCGTATATAAGGATTTCTTAGACAATCTGAGAACAAAGTTACCTCAAAGCACGCTTGATGAAATGGTAAACGATCCTTTCTCTCCACTCAATACTCCTTCGAGAGACTTATACCATTTCTATCGTGGCTCAGACTACGACCGCGAGCGAAAAGGGATACTCGACCGCTACAAATACTATAACGGGACGGAAGGAAATTCGAAACCGACAGATCAGAGTGGAGAAAGGTATTCTACCGCAGCACGTGGAGTTCCCGATGTAGAAGATATAGATCAGGATTACACGCTGAATGAAAATGAATCGTATTACCAATATCGGGTATCACTGAAACCAGACAGCATGAATGTCGGTCGCAACTATATTGTAGACGAACGAGAAGTAACTGTCCCGCTCCGAAACGGAAAAGAAGAAAAGGTAAAATGGTATCAGTTCAAAATTCCAATTCGCCAAGGTAAACGAGTTGGAAATATCAACGATTTCAAAAGCATCCGTTTCATGAGAATGTTCCTGACTGATTTTGAACAACAAACAGTGCTGCGATTCGGAACCTTACAGCTTGTTAGAGGTGATTGGCGTGTTTACGATCAGGACTTAACAAGTGGGGCTAAGATGGGAAATGGGTCTATTGATATTTCGACAGTAAATATTGAAGAAAACTCTGAAAGAAAACCCGTAAATTATGTATTGCCTCCGGGGCTAAGCAGATCCCTAGATCCTGACCAAACACAATTGACCAAAGAAAATGAGCAATCGCTATCGATGCGCGTGACAAATCTCGATCCGGAAGATGCACGAGCCATATACAAGAATACATCTTACGACCTGAGACGCTATAAGCGCATACAATTATTTACACATGCCGAAAATCTTATAAATAGAACTGAGTTGGCAAATGGAGACATATCTGTATTTATGCGTTTAGGTTCAGACTACAAGAACAATTACTATGAATATGAAATACCTTTAACAATAACACCCGAAGGCAATTATGGAAACGGAGACAGGGCTGTGGTATGGCCTAAAGATAATATGTTTGATTTCCCTCTCGAGTTACTGAAAAATATAAAACTGAACAGAAACAGAGAAAAAAGAAAGTCGGGCTCAACGGTTTCTTATACAACCCTATACCATGAGTATGACCCTGATAAACCAAACAATAAAGTAAGTGTAATGGGTAATCCGTCTTTATCTGATGTTTACGTAATCATGATCGGTGTCCGCAACAACTCCAGACTAACCAAATCGGGTGAAGTGTGGATCAACGAGCTTCGCCTGACCGATTTCGACGAAGAAGGAGGATGGGCGGCTCAGGGTAGCCTGAATGTTGCTCTTTCGGATCTGGGAAACATCAGCGTTTCGGGACGGAAGGAGACAGCTGGATTCGGAGCTCTGGATCAAAGCCTGATGGAAAGACGACAAGACGACTATCATACATACAGCATAGCCGCAAACATAGATTTGGGAAGGTTTTTACCTGAAAAGGCAAAGGTTAGCTTGCCGCTGTATTATTCATACTCCAATCAGACGACAACACCTAAATACGATCCGTTCGATCAGGATGTAACGCTGAAAGAATCATTCAGCTTGGTAGAAACTAAAGCCGAAAAAGACTCGATAAAAAGTCTTGCTCAAGAAAAGTCTACCACAAAGAGTATAAGCCTCAACAATATAAAAGTGAATATACAAAGTAAGACGCCAATGCCTTACGACCCGGCAAATTTCAATATCGGATATTCATTTAATCAGACTGAGATTAAAAATCCAAGTACAGTCTACGATGTAACTAAAAATTACAACCTGACTTTTGGTTATAATTATAGCCCGATAGTAAAAACGTGGGAGCCTTTCAAAAATACAAAAAGTAAATCCGGCGCGGCTAAGTATGCCAAATCGCTCGGGTTCAACTACCTGCCAAGTAATATCGCCCTCAATTCAAGGATTACCCGTTATTATAGCGAGACGCTTTTACGTGACATAGAAAGCTACTCATTGGGCGGAAGCAATAATAATGAGTTCTTGTCGTGGAGTCAGTCTTTCTTATGGGACAGAGATTTTAATATCAATTGGGATTTTACAAAAAATCTGAAATTCTCATTCCAATCGGGAACCAGAGCCGAAATAGAAGAACCATACTTACAGGTAAATAAGAAACTGAACAGGAACGACTATGAGATCTGGAAAGATTCCGTCATGCACAGTATCAGAAACTTAGGAAGTCCCCTATCCTATCGCCAGATAGCCAGAGTAACTTATCAATTGCCATTCAAGAACATTCCGGCTACCGACTGGCTGACATCCAATGCCAGCTACACAAGTGGCTATCAGTGGGATCGTGGAGCACAAGTAGAAGGAATAGAGGTAGGAAATACGATAAGCAATAATGTAACCCTAGACTTTACCAATCGCATCGACATGGTTTCTCTATACAATAAATGGGGATTCCTCAAAAAAGTAAACGATCGATTCGATTCGAGGAGAAGACAGTCTCCAACTCAAAGACAGCAAGAAAAGAGACAGCCTGAAAGAAGGCGCTTTACTCAGGATATTACATTGCGAAAGGATACAACATACACCCTAAGGCACGGACTGAATACAAAAAACATACAGGTATCAGCAAAGCTAGACGGTAAACCGTATTCTGTAAAATTCAAAAAGACAGATACAAATACAATATTAATAACGAATAAAGATTCTGCAAATATCCTGATCAGCGTCGAGAGTAAGATCAACGACCCGAATAGCTCGCAGCTACTTACTGATATAATAGACTATTCCGCCAGAGGCTTAATGTCATTACGTACTCTGAATATTAATTACTCGAAACGAAGAGAAACACATCTTTCGGGATTTATCCCAACTATTGGAGATATGTTTGGACAGAAAGATACAAATGAGTACGGGCTTGTTCCGGGGCTGGGTTTTGCATTCGGTCTCGAAGGAGGAGAAAAGTTCATCAACAAATCGTTGAGTAGAGATTGGTTGGTGATGGACACTATGAATATCTCGCCTGCTGTATATAATAGTGCCGAAAAGTTGGAACTAAGAGCTCAGATAGAACCTATCAAGAACCTCAAAATAGAGCTTAATGCCAATTACGAAAATAATAAGAGAACTGAAATCCAATATATGTCGAAAGGGATGCCACGCACACTGGGCGGAAACTTCTCTATGACTACTATTGCTCTAAAAACAACTCTTAGAGGCAGCAACTCAAAAAATGACTATCAATCCGATACATTCGACAAATTCTTAGCTTATAAGGAAATAGTTAAAAACAGGCTACAAAAACAGTACAACAATGTAACCTTACCCGATGGTTTGGCAAGCGGAAATGCCGCAACGGTCAACCCAAACTCGGGAGACGTACTCATTCCTGCTTTTATAGCAGCTTATACTGGGCGTGATGTAAATAATATCTCCATGTCGGCATTCCCATCTATATGGTCTATCCTCCCGAATTGGAACATAACCTACGATGGATTAAGCAATATCCCTCTTATTAAATCTAAGTTCAGATCGTTAAGGTTGAGTCATTCCTACAGCTGCTTTTATCAGGTAGGAAGTTACAGCTCTTTCTCTGGCTGGCAACAAGCCATAGGCGGAGGCGATGACTTGGGGTATATACGTGATGTACTCGGAGGTAACCCTATCCCATCATCTCCATACAATATATCATCAGTAGGTATTACAGAATTGTTCAGACCCCTGATAGGAGCCGAAGGAATACTGAATAACAACATGAATATCAACGCTCAGTACAATAGTGGGCGTACACTTACGCTGAACATGTCGTCTTATCAGATCATCGAATATCTCGAAAAAGAATTTGTATTGGGATTCGGTTACCGTATCAATGAATTTAATAGGGTGATAGGATTAACATCCAGAACACCGAAGAATTTCAACAATGACCTGGATATAAAAACAGAGGTATCTTATAAATCATCAGAAGCCTTGTTGAGAAAAATAGAGGAATATTTTACCCAAGCGACCAGTGGGGTTACAGTTTTTACATTAAAGATATCAGCCGACTATACTTTGAGCCGTGCGCTCACCCTAAGGGCATTCTATGACAGGATTTTAAATAAACCGTTGATTTCAGCCTCATCTTATCCAACAACCAACAGTAATTTTGGAATAAGTTTAAAATTTACACTTGTACAATAA
- the ruvA gene encoding Holliday junction branch migration protein RuvA encodes MIDYIKGDIAELTPTSATLETHGIGYFINISLNTYTSISGQKSAKLYIYEAIREDAYQLYGFSEKQERELFILLISVSGIGASTGRMILSSMTVQELTNVIASGNSDILKTVKGIGTKTAQRVIVDLKDKIKVSGIESVEMFAKTSQAGEEAIAALVMLGFPQQASQKAVSKILKDKPDSTVEQIIKTALKML; translated from the coding sequence ATGATAGATTATATAAAAGGGGATATTGCTGAACTAACCCCTACTTCCGCTACACTCGAAACACATGGTATAGGTTATTTTATTAACATAAGCTTAAATACATATACCAGTATCTCAGGACAAAAGAGTGCCAAATTATACATATATGAGGCAATAAGAGAAGACGCTTACCAGCTATATGGTTTCTCCGAAAAACAAGAACGTGAGCTATTCATCTTATTGATAAGTGTCTCCGGCATAGGAGCAAGCACGGGTCGTATGATTCTATCGTCGATGACTGTACAGGAATTAACAAACGTAATAGCCTCCGGTAACTCGGATATACTAAAAACCGTTAAGGGTATAGGCACTAAGACCGCCCAACGTGTAATTGTTGACCTGAAAGATAAAATCAAGGTCAGTGGAATTGAGTCTGTAGAGATGTTTGCAAAAACAAGTCAGGCGGGAGAAGAAGCTATTGCAGCACTGGTAATGTTAGGCTTTCCTCAGCAGGCTTCGCAAAAAGCAGTGTCTAAAATATTGAAAGACAAACCGGACAGTACTGTTGAGCAAATAATAAAGACGGCACTAAAAATGCTCTGA